The genomic segment ACATCGCGAAAGACTCCCGACCGCCAAGAGAGTATCGAGACCACATTAGGCGTCGAGGCTTACCGAATTCCGAACTTCGATCAGTTACCCCCCTTTCTTGTCAGCCTGCTCTCCGAGGGGGATACCTGGTGCTTCGTCTCGTCCCGGGGGGCACTGACCGCAGGTCGCGTCGAGCCAGCTCACTGCCTGTTCCCCTATATCACAGACAACGAACTCCATCAGGCTCACACGCACACCGGACCGATCACGCTGGCGCGGGTGTCGCGCGATAGCAAGACTACTTTATGGTCGCCGTTGCGCGATCCACTCAGTGATCGCACGACGCGGAGTCTCGCCAAGACGATCCTCAGCGACCGGCTCATCGCGGAAGAGCATCACAGCGAACTCAAGCTAGATTATCGCAGCCAACTCGCGCCCACAGCACAACTCGGCATCATCCGTAGCGTGACGATCCAGAACACGTCAACATCCCGCCCCGTCGATATCGACCTGATCGACGGCTACACAGGATTGATCCCCTCGAACGTCAACCTGACCACGCTCAGTCGAGCCTCCTGCCTTGTCGATGCGTACACCCAGGCGGAAGTTGATCCGAAAACAACCCTTGCGACGATCTCACTGACCGCTGGAATAGTCGACACCGCAGAGCCTGCCGAGTCACTGCACGCCAACATCGCGTGGTCGACCGGTCTTGACCCCAACGCCATCACGCTGGACGCCAACCAACTCAACTCATTCCGCGATGGCAAACGCCCCGAGCCCCAGATTCTGGTCCAGGGACAGCGCAGCGGTTACCTCATTCATACCTTGATTCATCTCGAACCGGGCGAGAGCAAGACGTGGCACATCGTGCTTGATGCCAGACAGACTCAGGGTCGTATCGTCGAGGTCCAGAATCTGCTTCGTGATCCGGCTGCTGCTGAGATGACGATCGAGCAGGCTCTGGCGGCCACCGCATCAGGATTGACCCGTAACGTCGAGAGCACCGATGCCGCTCAGACAACCGGCGACGCCATCAGCAGCGCCCACCACCGCAGCAATGTACTCTTCAATAATGCCCGTGGTGGTGTGCCTGCGAGCAACTACGACGCCCCGGCCGCCGACGTCATCGATTTTGTTACAACCCGCCACCGCCCCGCCGCCGAGCCGTTCAAGAAGCTTCTGGGTGATAGCACCACGATCAACACGCTCGACCTCATCGAGCGGGCAGCAGACTCCGCTGATCCAGACCTTCAACGGCTCGCACTCGAATACCTCCCGCTGACCTTTGGTCGCCGTCATGGCGACCCTAGTCGACCCTGGAACTACTTCGCCATCCACGTGCAGGACGAGCACGGCGAGCCCATCCTCAATCATCAGGGCAACTGGCGCGACATCTTCCAGAACTGGGAAGCCCTTGCACTGAGTTTTCCCGCATTCCTGCCCGGCATCATCAGCAAGTTCGTGAACGCCTCGACCCTTGATGGTTTCAACCCCTATCGCATCACTCGAGACGGCATTGATTGGGAAAAGCCCGACCCCGAGGACCCATGGGCCAACATCGGCTACTGGGGCGATCATCAGATCATCTACCTGCTGCGACTCCTCGAAGCACTCAGCGATCACGACCCCAAGACACTCAACAAACTGCTGGCGAGTCAATGCTTCACCTACGCCAACGTGCCTTATCGAATCAAGCCCTATGCCGACATGGTGGCGGACCCCCGAAGCACCATCACCTTCGATGCTGATCTGAACCGCGAGATCGATCGCCGTGTCGAGAACCTTGGCTCTGATGGCCGCCTGCTGCTGACTCGGCAAGGCAAGGTGCATCACGTCGGCCTGGTCGAAAAACTGCTTATCCCGCTGCTCAGCAAACTGTCCAACCTCGTGCCCGATGGCGGGGTCTGGATGAACACCCAGCGACCCGAGTGGAACGACGCCAACAATGCCCTGGCAGGCTACGGCGTCTCGGTGGTAACGCTCGCCTATGTGCACCGCTACGCCAGCTTCATGCACAAGCTCATTCAAGAAACGACTGACAACACGCAGAAGCTCTCAACGCACGTCGCCGACTGGCTCAAGTCAATCTCAGACACACTGGAAGGCGTCGATACGCAACTCGCTGCTGGCCTGAATGCTCAGACGCGCCGCACCATCCTTGATCGCCTCGGAGAGGCTTTTGAGACGTACCGATTGCGAGCTTATGCAGATGGGCCCGGCGAACCGCGCGACATCACGCGCGAGCAGCTCCTCACCCTTCTCGATCGCGCTCGAACCATCAGCGCCCAGGGACTCGACGCCAACCGCCGAGACGACAATCTTTACCACAGCTATAACGTGCTCGATCTGACCAATGATCAGGCAGAAATCAAGCGACTCCCGCTCATGCTCGAAGGCCAGGTGGCCGCCCTCTCCTCTGGCGCACTCGACGAGCATCGGTCGATCAGCCTGCTCGAATCACTCCATCAATCTCCTCTGTACCGCGATGACCAAAAGACGTTCATGCTCTACCCCAAGCGAGAGATGCCCTCGTTCCTGAGTAGAGCCGTCGTCGCCGAACACCTTGCCGCTTCGTGCTCCGCTGTTGAGCGTCTCGAATCCGCTGGCGATCGCACGATCCTCTATCGCGATGCGAACGGCGAACTTCGATTCGCAAGCTCTCTGATCAACTGCAAAGCGCTCGATAACGCAATCACAAAGATCAGCGCCGTCAGCCTGAGCGAGGATGACCGAGCCGCTCTGCACGATCTCTATGAACAGGTCTTTGAGCATCAGTCCTACACCGGCCGCTCGGGCAGTATGTTTGCCTACGAGGGCAACGGCTGCATCTACTGGCACATGGTCGCCAAGCTGCTCCTCGCCGCACAGGAAGCCTCGGACACGGCAAGCACACCGGAGGCTGCAGCCAACCTCCAAACGCTCTACACGCGCATCCGCTCGGGCCTGGGCTTTAACAAGACCGCCAGTGAGTACGGCGCCTTCCCGCTCGACGCCTACTCACACTCCGCCTGGTCCACGGGGGCACGCCAGCCCGGCATGACCGGCCAGGTCAAGGAAGAGGTCATCACCAGGCGTGCGGAGCTAGGCGTCCGGGCCTTCCACGGCGCGTATCACTTCAAGCCTTCAAGCATCGCCGAGGCCGAATGGCTCGCCGAACCAACCACACTCAGCTTCCACGATCTCCACGGCAATCAGCAAACACTCTCGCTGGAGAACGACGAGCTCGCCTTGACGCTCTGCCAGGTTCCCGTGATCTACCGAAAAAAAGGCAACGACCCTGCGATCCATATCCACCACAGCGATCGCAGCATCACCACCATCGATCGCCATTCGCTTCCCCCTGAGGTCAGTCAATCGATCATGCGCCGCGAAGGCAAGGTCACCAAGCTGGTGATTGAAGCCTAAGCGTTAGATGGGGAGATGCCCGCAGGCCCAGAGCAGCCCGCGTCGGAGGATCTCTTTTGCTTCGGGAACCTGAAGATCGGCGTTGACGTGCCCTAGCGAACTGTAGAACACCCGACCTCGACCGTACTTCTTCGTCCACACCACCGGCATGACCACACCCTCGATCCACTCGTCGTAGGTCCCAGCGAATCGGGTCGTTGCCAGCACCTCCACTGCGGGATCAACGTGCAGATAGTACTGCTCCGAGTGCATCGCAAAGTCAGCTATTCCCTGGGTGATCGGGTGTGAGGTCGCTTTCACTTGCACCGTGTAATCGATGATGTTCCCAGGGTGCGCGACCCACTGCCCACCAACCATGTAATGATAGTCGGTGTCCTTCCGGAATGAGTCAGCCATCCCGCCGTGGAACCCAGCCAGCCCGATGCC from the Phycisphaeraceae bacterium genome contains:
- a CDS encoding ThuA domain-containing protein, translating into MLPKKALVNWGGWDGHEPDHCAQTVRGLLDDEGFEVEVVHDLSVYADAKRMAGYGLIVPIWTMEEIAPERSEGLRSAIKSGIGLAGFHGGMADSFRKDTDYHYMVGGQWVAHPGNIIDYTVQVKATSHPITQGIADFAMHSEQYYLHVDPAVEVLATTRFAGTYDEWIEGVVMPVVWTKKYGRGRVFYSSLGHVNADLQVPEAKEILRRGLLWACGHLPI